One Companilactobacillus farciminis KCTC 3681 = DSM 20184 genomic window, TTTTTATGGGAAAAAATTTTTATTACGATGAAAATGGTAAGTTAAATAGTAGTGAGGATAGTTATTACGACTCAACTAAAATGTTATTTGAGAATATTACTAGGACTAGGAAAAAATTGTTTATAGTAATTGTAAATAATCGTGAGATATTGAGAAGTTGTTTAGAAATATTGAATTGTTCAAATTAATATTTCCTTGAGAATTGAGATTTAATTTATTTATAGTATTTTTAATGTCTTTCTTTGATTTCTTCAAATTTCCACTCCAATGAATTATAATTTTGAGAGAAGTTATCTTTGCAAGGGTGGTATTTTGTTATCAGAAATTTAGTGAACAGCTTATATTTGAAATGTAAGCGTAACAAATGGTCACTGATAATTCTCCTGACCATTTTCATTTTTGTATTAATTTTGAATTTAAAGACCTTATACATCGCTGACGATTATGTCTACCACTTTTTCTATCAGACGTCGTCGCCAACTGAGATTGCTCATCAGCAAAAGATTTCTACGTTGTTGATACCAGCTTCGATGTGGAATCATTATTTCCTTTGGAATGGTCGGTTTGTAGCTCATTCGATCGTGCAATACTTCATGCAATTTGATACTAAGATTCCGTTTGATATTTGTAACAGTTTGATTTTTGTAATTTTAATCATGATGATGGATAGATTTGCCAGTAAATTATCTAATAAGAAAGCTCAGGCGTTTGTTCTGCCATCGATTTTTGCTTTTACTTGGTTTTATTTGCCATTCTTCGGGCAATCGGTTCTTTGGGTGTCTGGAGCGGGTAATTACTTGTGGATGAGTGTGATTTATCTCGGCTTTATCATGTACAACTTGAAGTTTCGAGAAGCTAGTTTACAGACATTCGTTGCGGCAGGAATCATTGGTTTCTTAGCTGGAGCTAGTAACGAGAACTCTGGTCCAGCCGCAATTTTGATTGTCTTATTATTTATGATCAAACGTTTTATCGAAACTCATAAAATCAGCTTAGTAAGTTCAATCAGTGTGTTTTTCGGTGCAGTAGGTTTCTTACTCATGTTAATATCTCCCGGTTCACAAAAGCGTGGTATGATGAGTCGAACTTGGCCAGTTGTCCACAAGAATCTCGAAAATATTTATAATCTAACTTTCGATAATTGGAAGTGGCTCTATTTGTTGGTGATTGTCTTGATGATTGCCGGAGTAGTTTTGAAAAAGTTATCGATCGATAGTTGCTGGTCGATTATCTTCTTCATGGTCGGGCATTTTGCGGCAGTTTATGCGATGGCGTTATCCCCAGAAGAACCGCAAAGGACTTTCTTTGGAGGAGTTATTTTCTTAGGAATTGCTTTATTTATTCCCGTTTATGCACTCTTCAGCGAGGTTAAATTAGTGCTGCCAGTCTTGTCGATTCTAATGATAATTTTGTTTGTCAGAAGTTATGTGCCAGCTTATCAAGATATCAATCAGAGTTATCAGGTTAATAAAATGCAGTACGAAAAGATTCTCACTGCCAAAAAAGAGGGCAAAAACAGCGCTCACGTGCCAATTTTGCCAGTTGCGAAGAGTACTTATAATGCGACTTACCAGACGTTTACTTTGGATGAACCATCGGATCAGTTGATGAATCTCTGGGTTGCTAAGTATTTCGATATTGGAAAAGTTTATGGCTATCACATCAAATAAAAAAGTCTATCTATTTTTAGATAGGCTTTTCTTCATTTTTAGGTTTTAATTTGAGTAGTAGTGGTTTGATTTTATTTCTAAATGGATAAGCAATCATGATTAATATCATTATGACTAGAGAGATGGCTGAGAAGTGACGAGCTGATTTCTGGATATTTGTTTCATAATAATCAACTATGACTTTTCCTTTGCCGTTGAGAGTGATTTTAGCTAGGTTGTTATGTTGTTTGTCCATTGTTAATTTAGAAACTTGTCCGGTAGAATTCTTTGACTGGAAACCATAATAACCGATAATTGGTAGATTGACTTGAGCGTTTTTAGCATTCTTGAAATTGAAAGTCAGTTTTGTGCCAGATTGTTTGAAATCAGTAATTTTAGCTTTACCAGAAACGACCTTAGGTTGGTGTTTAGTATGTTCCAAAGTAGTCGTATTAGTTCCTACTGGCAAGTATTCCTGTCCGCCACCAATACTGTAGGGCGACATCTTGTTGTACTCAGAATAGGGAATTAGAGCGGCTGTGTAGCTTTGGATGAGTCGATAGCCAGAAGAGACCGACAATAACAAGACGAAGGCTACTAAT contains:
- a CDS encoding DUF3329 domain-containing protein — its product is MNSLYLKCKRNKWSLIILLTIFIFVLILNLKTLYIADDYVYHFFYQTSSPTEIAHQQKISTLLIPASMWNHYFLWNGRFVAHSIVQYFMQFDTKIPFDICNSLIFVILIMMMDRFASKLSNKKAQAFVLPSIFAFTWFYLPFFGQSVLWVSGAGNYLWMSVIYLGFIMYNLKFREASLQTFVAAGIIGFLAGASNENSGPAAILIVLLFMIKRFIETHKISLVSSISVFFGAVGFLLMLISPGSQKRGMMSRTWPVVHKNLENIYNLTFDNWKWLYLLVIVLMIAGVVLKKLSIDSCWSIIFFMVGHFAAVYAMALSPEEPQRTFFGGVIFLGIALFIPVYALFSEVKLVLPVLSILMIILFVRSYVPAYQDINQSYQVNKMQYEKILTAKKEGKNSAHVPILPVAKSTYNATYQTFTLDEPSDQLMNLWVAKYFDIGKVYGYHIK